A genomic stretch from Sporosarcina sp. ANT_H38 includes:
- a CDS encoding phage portal protein — protein MSIIDRIKNLFKKGGYALSGQTLKSINDHPKINIDPAELARIESNFSIYKGNYPSIEYVNSAGHQKERDYMSINMMKLSSSLLSGLVFNEQCEIVVSDAEDEDNAANTYESANDFIQHVFEHNDFKKNLAKYLEPMYATGGLTARPYVDMASGQVEFSWALANAFYPLRNNSNGISEGVMKSVTMKMVGGKAVYYTLLEFHEWSNGVYVISNELYKSDNKGEIGKRIPLGELYEELQESTPIIGLTRPLFNYVAPSGFNNINPHSPLGLGIADNSKSTLRKINDTYDQFWWEIKMGQRTVFVSDFMLQTLPSEDGMAPKQIFDADTNVYKSMRMTADEEMVKDVTSDIRTDQYIAAINQSLRTLEMELKMSVGTFSFDGRSMKTATEVVSENDLTYRTRNDHVNEVEKFIKGLIVSVLELAKATTFNGKKIFDGEIPTFEHIGVDFDDGVFQDRSALLTFYGQAKSFGLIPTVEVIQRVFKVPKKTAEEWLEIIQSEQVEMDPMVVKTRTSKKIFGDEE, from the coding sequence GTGAGCATCATTGATCGCATCAAGAATCTATTTAAGAAGGGAGGATATGCATTGTCAGGGCAAACACTGAAATCTATTAATGACCATCCTAAAATAAATATAGATCCTGCCGAACTTGCTAGGATTGAATCAAACTTTAGTATCTACAAAGGTAATTACCCGAGTATTGAATACGTTAACTCAGCAGGGCACCAGAAAGAACGAGACTACATGAGCATTAACATGATGAAGTTGAGTTCGAGCTTGCTGTCGGGGCTTGTGTTCAACGAGCAATGTGAAATCGTTGTATCGGATGCGGAAGATGAAGATAACGCAGCTAACACGTATGAATCAGCTAATGATTTCATTCAACATGTATTCGAACATAATGATTTCAAGAAGAACCTTGCGAAGTACCTGGAGCCGATGTATGCAACAGGTGGATTGACAGCCCGACCATACGTAGATATGGCTAGTGGACAAGTAGAGTTCTCATGGGCCTTGGCAAATGCGTTCTATCCTCTTCGAAACAACAGTAATGGCATTTCAGAAGGTGTAATGAAATCAGTAACCATGAAGATGGTCGGCGGTAAGGCGGTCTATTACACATTGCTAGAGTTTCACGAATGGAGTAACGGCGTTTATGTCATATCCAATGAGTTGTATAAGTCAGACAACAAAGGCGAGATTGGTAAACGAATCCCATTGGGTGAATTATACGAAGAATTGCAAGAAAGCACACCTATAATCGGATTGACCAGACCACTGTTTAACTATGTTGCACCATCGGGATTCAACAATATAAATCCGCATTCGCCATTAGGTCTAGGAATTGCAGACAACTCTAAATCAACGCTTAGAAAGATTAACGATACGTATGACCAGTTCTGGTGGGAAATCAAGATGGGGCAACGTACAGTGTTTGTAAGTGACTTCATGCTGCAGACATTGCCGTCAGAGGATGGGATGGCACCTAAGCAGATATTTGATGCAGACACCAACGTTTACAAGTCTATGCGAATGACTGCCGACGAGGAAATGGTCAAGGACGTTACGAGTGACATTCGTACAGATCAGTATATTGCAGCTATCAATCAATCATTGAGAACGCTAGAGATGGAATTAAAGATGTCGGTCGGTACATTCTCGTTTGATGGTAGATCGATGAAAACGGCGACTGAGGTTGTGAGTGAGAACGATTTGACCTACAGGACTAGGAACGACCACGTCAATGAGGTTGAGAAGTTCATCAAGGGATTGATTGTTTCGGTCTTAGAGTTGGCCAAGGCTACCACATTTAATGGCAAGAAGATATTCGATGGAGAAATCCCAACCTTTGAGCATATCGGTGTCGATTTCGATGACGGCGTGTTTCAAGACAGGTCGGCTTTGCTAACGTTCTATGGCCAAGCTAAGTCATTCGGATTGATACCTACTGTAGAAGTCATTCAGCGTGTGTTTAAGGTGCCGAAAAAGACTGCCGAGGAATGGTTAGAGATAATTCAGTCGGAGCAAGTGGAGATGGATCCGATGGTGGTTAAGACCAGAACATCTAAAAAAATATTTGGTGACGAGGAGTGA
- a CDS encoding putative minor capsid protein, which yields MMPKPPIEFCVDSFVYKEYTGTNNYSEPIYKDPITIERCRIDRGAAYTSTTSGKQLLYNAVVFCYEGMTTPLPVFKVQSVLEYDGNEHAITKVIPNLEAYSATIYSYELEVV from the coding sequence ATGATGCCAAAACCACCAATTGAATTTTGTGTTGATTCATTTGTCTACAAGGAGTACACAGGCACAAACAACTATTCCGAACCAATATATAAAGATCCTATCACTATTGAACGCTGTCGAATTGATAGAGGCGCGGCATACACGTCCACAACGTCAGGGAAACAACTGCTGTATAATGCGGTTGTTTTTTGCTATGAAGGCATGACGACCCCGTTGCCTGTATTTAAAGTGCAATCGGTACTTGAATACGACGGCAATGAACATGCGATAACTAAAGTCATTCCGAATCTCGAAGCCTACAGCGCAACCATCTATTCGTATGAATTAGAGGTGGTCTGA
- a CDS encoding PBSX family phage terminase large subunit: MSKVTINIQENVNPNFKAVWKTKKPYNILRGGRNSFKSSVIALQLIYMMLQYLVKGEKANVVVIRKVGNTIRDSVFLKIQWAIDKFGMAGQFKSTVAPFKITHLSTGSTFYFYGSDDFAKLKSNDIGNIIAVWYEEAAEFGSPEEFDQTNVTFMRQKHDLSDFVRFFWSYNPPRNPYHWINEWSDGMIGEDDYLVHHSSYKDDELGFVTEQMLADIERIKKNDFDYYRYIYLGEAVGLGNNVFNINLFKELKGLPEDDRVIGLYYSIDGGHAQSATTYGCFGLTAKGNVILLNLYYYSPAGRVNKKAPSHLAKDLNDFITKTSTQNLFKGARIMKRTIDSAEAALRNQYFADYGQHLVPVAKKKKVDMFDYVHSLLADGRFYYLKDPYPIGMPFTDSTEIFIEEHKKFSWDEKTLHTDNPRVIEEDDHSVDMFVYLCLSNARDFRLKV, encoded by the coding sequence ATGAGTAAGGTCACTATCAACATACAAGAGAACGTTAATCCTAATTTCAAAGCAGTCTGGAAGACAAAGAAGCCATACAACATATTGCGTGGTGGTCGTAACTCGTTTAAGTCATCTGTGATAGCGTTACAGCTCATTTACATGATGCTGCAGTATTTGGTTAAGGGCGAGAAAGCGAACGTCGTAGTCATTCGTAAGGTAGGCAATACGATTCGGGATTCAGTGTTCCTTAAAATCCAATGGGCGATAGATAAATTCGGGATGGCCGGGCAATTCAAATCTACAGTTGCACCATTCAAGATTACTCATTTATCTACCGGATCAACCTTTTACTTCTATGGTTCAGACGACTTTGCAAAGTTGAAGTCTAATGACATCGGCAACATTATAGCCGTGTGGTACGAGGAAGCGGCAGAGTTCGGTAGTCCAGAAGAGTTTGACCAAACGAACGTTACGTTTATGAGGCAGAAGCACGATTTATCTGATTTTGTGCGGTTCTTTTGGTCTTACAATCCTCCTCGCAACCCTTACCACTGGATCAATGAATGGTCAGACGGAATGATTGGTGAAGATGACTACCTGGTGCATCATTCGAGTTACAAAGATGATGAATTAGGATTCGTTACTGAACAGATGCTTGCCGACATTGAGCGTATAAAGAAGAATGACTTTGATTACTACCGTTATATCTATCTGGGTGAGGCTGTAGGACTCGGTAATAACGTCTTCAACATAAACCTATTCAAAGAACTGAAAGGGCTGCCAGAGGACGACAGAGTTATTGGGCTCTACTACTCAATTGATGGCGGTCACGCTCAATCAGCTACAACATATGGATGTTTTGGATTAACAGCTAAAGGCAATGTTATATTGCTGAATTTGTATTACTACAGTCCAGCGGGTAGGGTGAACAAGAAGGCTCCAAGTCATTTAGCGAAGGACTTGAATGATTTCATAACCAAGACATCGACGCAAAATCTGTTTAAAGGCGCTAGAATCATGAAGCGGACGATAGATAGCGCAGAAGCGGCCTTGCGGAATCAATACTTTGCAGACTATGGACAGCATCTGGTGCCGGTAGCTAAGAAAAAGAAAGTAGATATGTTCGATTACGTTCACAGCTTACTTGCTGATGGGCGTTTTTATTATTTAAAGGATCCTTATCCAATTGGAATGCCATTTACAGATAGCACAGAAATATTCATTGAAGAGCATAAGAAGTTTAGTTGGGATGAGAAGACGTTGCATACGGATAACCCGCGTGTAATTGAAGAGGATGACCATTCAGTCGATATGTTTGTTTACCTGTGTCTGAGTAACGCGAGAGACTTCAGATTGAAAGTCTAG
- a CDS encoding sigma factor-like helix-turn-helix DNA-binding protein, producing MLSWVDKLVPEYIEGRQEMKKRADQVDRDNPIEMNDLKQFNSMIDSMTYSLEWMTTGRQPNTYRGVDEKAVYQRRSYENIDLIPDIEMQLREENDINKKHLFMTKEEKIILADILSSFSLRERTCYILHEGQKMSMAKIADELGLTKRSVQQYIERARKKVHEKVA from the coding sequence ATGTTGAGTTGGGTGGATAAATTGGTTCCGGAGTATATCGAGGGCAGGCAGGAAATGAAAAAACGTGCGGATCAAGTGGACAGGGATAATCCGATTGAAATGAATGATTTGAAGCAGTTCAATAGCATGATTGATAGTATGACTTATTCGCTCGAATGGATGACTACTGGACGACAGCCGAACACTTATCGAGGGGTCGATGAAAAGGCTGTTTATCAACGTAGGTCGTATGAAAATATTGATTTGATTCCGGATATTGAAATGCAGTTGAGGGAAGAGAACGACATCAATAAAAAGCATCTGTTTATGACAAAAGAAGAAAAGATTATACTGGCTGATATTCTTTCTTCCTTCTCATTAAGAGAGCGGACATGCTACATATTGCATGAGGGGCAGAAGATGAGCATGGCGAAGATTGCGGACGAACTTGGGTTAACTAAAAGAAGTGTGCAGCAGTACATTGAGAGAGCTAGGAAAAAGGTGCATGAAAAAGTTGCATGA
- a CDS encoding Gp15 family bacteriophage protein, which produces MRLNDPLVTSFVFEEIEYQIDLSFDNVLDVFDVFDDEDLRTYESAEICLSLLLGDDVTPTLDLWNHVYSEFIHVDNKQSVEYDRKGNPMPVQKENKKAVDYSKDAGYIYASFRQAYNINLYHEQGKLHWREFEALLNGLPSETILQRIVQIRLWEPSKGETGEYKQAMLQMQKAYSLEEEEVEE; this is translated from the coding sequence ATGAGGCTGAACGATCCGTTAGTTACCTCTTTTGTATTTGAAGAGATCGAATATCAGATAGATTTGTCTTTCGATAACGTGCTAGACGTGTTCGATGTCTTCGACGATGAGGATTTAAGAACTTACGAGAGTGCGGAAATCTGTTTGTCATTACTGCTCGGTGATGACGTTACACCGACTTTAGACTTGTGGAACCACGTTTATTCAGAGTTTATCCACGTTGACAACAAGCAATCCGTCGAATATGACCGCAAAGGTAACCCGATGCCAGTCCAAAAAGAAAACAAGAAGGCAGTAGATTACAGCAAGGACGCAGGATACATATATGCTTCCTTTCGGCAGGCGTACAACATTAATCTGTACCACGAGCAAGGAAAGTTACACTGGCGTGAATTCGAAGCGTTGCTGAATGGATTGCCGAGTGAAACGATACTTCAAAGGATAGTACAAATTAGATTGTGGGAACCGTCGAAAGGTGAAACTGGCGAATACAAACAAGCTATGTTGCAAATGCAGAAAGCTTATTCGTTAGAAGAGGAGGAGGTGGAAGAATAA
- a CDS encoding minor capsid protein encodes MAVTIDLSGVMNRLSQDAIRRGRYAVANQALSDMNQFVPMDEGTLRMTATIDIDGGGINYNTPYANSLFYMYKHNYTTPGTGPRWDLKAKSAFMSDWIRAFTEGMNR; translated from the coding sequence ATGGCGGTGACAATCGATTTGAGCGGAGTTATGAATAGGCTTAGTCAAGATGCTATAAGGCGTGGTCGTTACGCTGTAGCTAATCAAGCGTTGTCGGATATGAATCAATTTGTTCCAATGGATGAAGGAACTTTGAGGATGACTGCCACAATCGACATTGACGGCGGAGGAATCAACTACAACACGCCGTATGCGAACAGCTTGTTTTACATGTACAAACACAACTACACAACACCGGGCACGGGTCCTAGATGGGACTTGAAAGCCAAGAGTGCATTTATGTCTGACTGGATAAGAGCGTTTACGGAAGGAATGAATCGCTAA
- a CDS encoding minor capsid protein: MDFTERLCDKINTSPKLPTPCKLGYLGVGESFVLYPLPGSRVTQEYMDGTTDQQLNYEISFKSKSHRSINDTLWAVQTELEKTKKIISGNGSFEFDELIITNKPFINQIDEQGWFVFLLNVQAKITVF, translated from the coding sequence ATGGATTTCACGGAAAGGTTATGCGACAAGATTAACACCTCTCCGAAGTTGCCGACACCGTGTAAGCTTGGTTACTTAGGAGTAGGTGAGTCATTCGTGTTATATCCATTGCCTGGCTCCCGAGTGACGCAAGAATACATGGACGGCACGACTGACCAACAACTGAACTATGAAATTTCTTTTAAATCAAAGTCTCATAGGAGCATTAACGACACTCTTTGGGCAGTCCAAACAGAATTAGAGAAAACGAAGAAGATAATCAGTGGTAACGGTTCTTTTGAATTCGATGAGCTGATTATCACCAACAAACCATTCATAAATCAGATTGACGAACAAGGATGGTTTGTATTTCTGTTGAACGTGCAAGCAAAAATTACAGTATTTTGA
- a CDS encoding phage tail tube protein, with product MTRQKNALRGHFIQAYVAGTETNTEVWLELAKYISSISDDTSEETEDTAFYDGDGTPETSVISVAGAYSIEGQYDPTDAAQELIAGLKYKTGEGRKVHHKVVSSAGTKQWIGRATVTAIVAGSGDASAYETFSCNIRFDSIPKESVVVAI from the coding sequence ATGACTAGACAAAAGAACGCGTTGCGAGGGCATTTCATTCAAGCATATGTAGCGGGAACGGAAACAAATACAGAGGTATGGCTAGAATTAGCGAAATACATTTCTTCAATTTCCGATGACACGAGCGAGGAAACGGAAGATACAGCCTTCTATGACGGTGATGGAACACCAGAAACATCTGTAATCTCGGTTGCCGGTGCTTATTCTATCGAGGGGCAATATGACCCGACAGACGCGGCGCAGGAGCTTATCGCAGGGTTGAAATACAAAACTGGCGAAGGGCGTAAGGTTCACCACAAGGTTGTTTCTTCCGCTGGAACTAAACAATGGATTGGTCGCGCTACTGTAACGGCTATCGTTGCGGGATCTGGTGACGCATCTGCTTACGAAACGTTCTCTTGTAATATCCGATTCGATAGTATCCCGAAAGAATCAGTGGTAGTCGCAATCTGA
- a CDS encoding phage capsid protein, with amino-acid sequence MTKKPELLRLKIQFFAGENNNLAVRSYQKQFKELLQAVYQKQAYFGEFFGGGIEALDGVTHNKTAFSIKTSDIPLVIGTEYNKDPNVAFGTGTSNSTRFGPRTEIIYTDTDVPYDWEWAFHEGIDLHTVNNDFAATVADRSELQAQAKVQMFDNKGGLFISNVADRTLNLASLSNDAVLKLFNDLSNAYVNMEAIGTKMAWVKPDLYNTIVDHPITTTGKHSGANIDTNGIITFKGFQIKEVPETKFQTGELAYTSIVGVGKQFTGINTARTIPSEDFDGVAFQGAGKAGEYILPANKKAVIKVTLTPGG; translated from the coding sequence ATGACAAAGAAACCAGAACTATTGCGACTGAAGATCCAATTCTTCGCAGGAGAAAACAACAACCTAGCAGTACGTAGTTACCAAAAACAATTCAAGGAGTTATTGCAAGCTGTCTATCAGAAGCAAGCATACTTCGGAGAGTTTTTCGGCGGAGGAATCGAAGCGCTGGACGGGGTTACACATAACAAAACAGCGTTCTCTATCAAGACTAGTGATATTCCTCTAGTTATCGGTACGGAATACAACAAAGATCCTAACGTGGCGTTCGGAACAGGCACAAGTAACTCTACTCGTTTCGGTCCACGTACTGAAATCATCTATACAGACACTGACGTTCCTTATGATTGGGAATGGGCGTTTCATGAAGGTATTGACCTCCATACGGTTAATAACGACTTCGCGGCAACTGTTGCAGACCGTTCGGAATTGCAAGCGCAAGCGAAAGTACAGATGTTTGACAACAAGGGTGGATTGTTCATCTCAAATGTTGCGGATCGTACGCTTAATTTAGCTAGCCTGTCAAACGATGCAGTGCTAAAACTATTCAACGACCTATCCAATGCATACGTGAACATGGAAGCGATCGGTACTAAAATGGCTTGGGTTAAACCGGATTTGTATAATACAATCGTCGACCACCCAATCACTACTACCGGTAAACACTCCGGTGCAAACATCGACACTAACGGAATCATCACGTTCAAAGGATTTCAAATCAAGGAAGTACCAGAAACGAAATTTCAGACTGGCGAACTTGCTTATACATCTATTGTGGGTGTAGGTAAACAGTTCACGGGTATCAACACAGCACGTACAATTCCATCCGAGGACTTTGACGGCGTAGCTTTCCAAGGGGCGGGTAAAGCGGGGGAGTACATTCTACCGGCTAACAAAAAAGCGGTCATCAAAGTGACGCTTACTCCAGGAGGTTAA
- a CDS encoding phage scaffolding protein codes for MNREALKALGLTDEQVDSVMASHGSVVNATKGELTAMTTERDDLKGQLTDRDTQLNDLSGKAKDNEELSAEIDRLKGENATATTELQEKLDKQAFDFTLEKALTGAKVRNPKAVKALLDTDSIKLDGDKLLNLDSQLDTLKASDAYLFEVEEVPPNSPAIVTPGNPNGGQGTAETDPFAAKLAKYE; via the coding sequence ATGAATAGAGAAGCACTAAAAGCACTTGGTTTAACAGATGAGCAAGTCGATTCAGTTATGGCGAGCCATGGTTCGGTAGTTAACGCAACAAAAGGCGAACTAACGGCAATGACGACTGAACGAGACGACTTGAAAGGGCAACTAACTGATCGTGATACACAGTTAAATGACTTATCGGGTAAGGCAAAAGATAACGAAGAACTATCGGCTGAAATTGACCGTCTGAAGGGTGAAAACGCAACAGCTACAACTGAACTGCAAGAAAAGCTAGACAAGCAAGCATTTGATTTCACGCTTGAAAAAGCATTGACAGGCGCAAAGGTTCGCAATCCTAAGGCAGTAAAAGCATTGCTAGACACTGATTCCATCAAGTTGGATGGCGATAAGCTGCTTAATCTCGATAGCCAACTAGATACGCTGAAAGCATCTGATGCATATCTATTCGAAGTGGAAGAAGTGCCACCCAATTCACCAGCAATCGTCACGCCAGGCAATCCTAACGGTGGTCAAGGAACTGCCGAAACAGACCCATTTGCAGCGAAACTTGCTAAATACGAATAA
- a CDS encoding phage minor capsid protein, protein MKPKITPHQLDLWSGNMSDLYNSLEGEIIRIIINRLRGGHKDIAYWQAEKLSDLHLFNRDVTRMLAEVTNVAEPEILRMFEETGRTVLNDIDKAMPYPDKPVPNNLDNVMRAYHNQAWGEIGNYVNQTLVTTQYGVGTAQRAYQDVLNKTAASFNTGLYTFEQSVERAIMDLAQKGIKSTFVDKGGNHWSLEGYTRTVLKSTLGNTYNELRTERMGEYGVHTVVVTSHAGARAQCSKIQGRVVDLRQPSEIPFDSEYKSIHDPSWHADYGLPGGHRGVNCRHLHVPFIPGVNTNNQPEFDAELNEEVANARDTQRRIEREIVKYKKNLMVAEAMNSDNVDHWKMMVRRRQGAMREHLGKNDEYLRRNYKREAIYTPLKTLLGDFSYDN, encoded by the coding sequence ATGAAACCTAAAATCACACCACATCAATTGGATCTATGGTCAGGCAACATGTCTGACCTATACAACTCACTTGAAGGAGAAATCATCCGTATCATCATCAACCGTTTAAGAGGTGGTCATAAGGATATAGCCTACTGGCAAGCCGAGAAGCTGTCAGACTTGCACCTGTTTAATCGTGATGTTACAAGGATGCTCGCAGAAGTCACAAACGTAGCTGAACCCGAAATATTGCGGATGTTTGAAGAAACGGGTAGAACCGTTTTAAATGACATCGACAAAGCAATGCCATATCCGGATAAACCAGTGCCTAACAACCTAGATAACGTCATGAGAGCCTATCACAATCAAGCTTGGGGTGAGATTGGTAACTACGTTAATCAGACACTCGTAACCACTCAATACGGTGTGGGGACGGCTCAACGTGCTTATCAAGATGTACTCAATAAAACGGCTGCATCGTTCAATACAGGGCTGTATACATTTGAGCAATCGGTTGAGCGCGCTATCATGGATTTAGCACAGAAAGGTATTAAAAGCACGTTCGTTGATAAGGGCGGCAATCATTGGAGTCTTGAGGGATACACAAGAACCGTCTTGAAGTCCACGCTAGGCAACACATACAACGAGCTCCGAACCGAACGCATGGGCGAATATGGCGTTCATACGGTAGTTGTTACAAGTCATGCAGGGGCACGGGCGCAATGTTCCAAGATACAAGGACGTGTGGTTGACTTAAGGCAGCCTAGTGAGATTCCATTCGATAGTGAATATAAATCTATTCATGATCCATCATGGCATGCTGATTATGGTTTGCCGGGTGGTCACCGTGGTGTGAATTGCCGACATTTGCATGTTCCGTTTATTCCGGGAGTCAATACCAACAACCAACCTGAGTTTGATGCCGAACTCAATGAGGAAGTGGCGAACGCACGTGATACACAGCGCAGAATTGAACGTGAAATCGTCAAATATAAAAAAAACCTCATGGTGGCCGAAGCGATGAATAGCGACAATGTAGACCACTGGAAGATGATGGTTAGACGTCGGCAAGGTGCAATGAGGGAACATTTGGGTAAGAATGACGAGTATTTAAGGCGGAACTACAAACGAGAAGCTATATATACACCACTGAAAACGTTACTTGGCGACTTCTCTTATGATAATTGA
- a CDS encoding terminase small subunit gives MSSWDEIKLEWETTKTTLAALAEKHGVKLGTLKSRKSREAWVRGPSKKDATKKQKDAKRMQPKEAIVESDDLTDKQRLFCIYYIKYFNATKAYQKAYECDYMTANANGSRLLVNASIRKEITRMKEERASGMLLSADMVLQKYIDIAFADIGDFVERSDGGYSIAVRPLDQMDTSIIGELSNTENGVKLKLVDKMKALDMLSKYFDVLSDNDKKRLQEEKLKADTAKAKAEVHRITNENKQVAPPTINIVDAWSDGE, from the coding sequence ATGTCTAGTTGGGATGAAATTAAATTAGAGTGGGAAACAACAAAAACAACGCTTGCTGCATTGGCGGAAAAGCATGGTGTGAAACTTGGTACGTTGAAGAGTAGGAAAAGTCGTGAGGCTTGGGTAAGAGGTCCATCTAAGAAAGATGCAACCAAAAAACAAAAGGATGCCAAAAGGATGCAACCGAAAGAGGCCATTGTGGAGTCGGATGATTTAACCGATAAGCAGAGGCTTTTTTGTATTTACTACATTAAGTACTTCAATGCGACTAAGGCTTATCAGAAGGCTTATGAGTGCGACTACATGACTGCTAACGCTAACGGAAGTCGTCTGCTAGTAAATGCTAGTATTCGCAAAGAAATTACTAGGATGAAGGAAGAACGTGCATCCGGCATGTTATTAAGTGCAGATATGGTGTTGCAAAAGTACATTGATATAGCCTTTGCTGATATAGGAGACTTCGTTGAACGTAGCGATGGGGGCTATTCAATTGCAGTCAGACCACTGGATCAAATGGATACATCAATCATTGGTGAACTTAGCAATACTGAGAATGGAGTTAAGTTGAAGTTGGTGGACAAAATGAAGGCGCTCGATATGTTATCCAAATACTTCGACGTACTATCTGACAACGACAAGAAACGTCTGCAAGAAGAGAAGTTGAAAGCTGATACTGCTAAAGCTAAAGCGGAAGTCCACAGGATTACAAACGAAAACAAACAAGTCGCTCCACCAACAATTAATATCGTTGACGCTTGGAGTGATGGCGAATGA